From Pseudothermotoga thermarum DSM 5069, a single genomic window includes:
- a CDS encoding NADH-quinone oxidoreductase subunit NuoE family protein, with product MALDREKVYEIIQKAKSETLEERDVLINTLHRIQDYFGNYIPIEAAQLVAQELKVPESKVYEVLTFYTMFSTKPRGKYVIRVCVNLPCHVTGGREIVKTLKEVLQIDFDQTTPDGLFTLEKTSCLGLCGVAPVIMINDEYFGDLTPKKVREIIENLRNGGDKK from the coding sequence ATGGCGCTCGACCGCGAGAAGGTGTACGAAATAATCCAAAAAGCAAAAAGCGAGACTTTGGAAGAAAGAGATGTTTTGATCAACACGCTTCACAGAATTCAAGACTATTTTGGAAATTACATTCCAATTGAAGCCGCACAACTTGTTGCACAGGAACTTAAAGTACCAGAATCAAAGGTTTATGAGGTTCTGACCTTCTACACGATGTTTTCGACAAAACCAAGGGGAAAGTACGTAATAAGAGTCTGCGTCAACTTGCCGTGCCACGTCACCGGCGGAAGAGAGATCGTGAAAACATTGAAAGAGGTTTTGCAAATCGATTTTGATCAAACCACACCGGATGGGCTTTTCACTTTGGAGAAAACAAGTTGCCTTGGACTCTGCGGAGTGGCTCCCGTGATAATGATAAACGACGAATACTTTGGAGACTTGACACCTAAGAAAGTTCGGGAAATTATAGAAAACCTTAGAAATGGTGGTGATAAAAAATGA
- the nusB gene encoding transcription antitermination factor NusB, with amino-acid sequence MRDLVFKVLFQSEFREDEIDEILKELLSKENSDSLKADVERYVANIKEKKKLIDEKISSCLENWELDRLSTVDKCLLRLGTYELLYEADVPIEVTLDEMIELAKKYGTEDSGRFVNGVLDKIAKTYAPAEKFLL; translated from the coding sequence ATGAGGGATTTAGTCTTCAAAGTCCTTTTCCAAAGCGAATTTCGTGAGGATGAAATAGATGAAATCTTAAAAGAACTGCTCAGCAAGGAGAATTCAGATTCTTTGAAAGCAGATGTTGAAAGGTACGTTGCAAATATAAAAGAAAAGAAAAAGTTGATAGATGAAAAAATATCTTCTTGTCTTGAAAATTGGGAGCTCGATAGATTATCCACCGTTGACAAATGTTTGCTCAGGCTTGGAACCTATGAACTTTTGTACGAAGCAGATGTTCCCATAGAAGTTACGCTTGACGAAATGATAGAGCTTGCAAAAAAGTATGGAACGGAAGACAGTGGCAGGTTTGTAAACGGGGTTTTGGACAAGATAGCCAAAACTTATGCACCTGCAGAAAAATTCTTGCTTTAG
- a CDS encoding segregation and condensation protein A: MELVFHLPVFEGPLDLLLYLVRKRKINIRDISISQLADEFIQYVEQMRKLDMHITSDFLVMASQLMEIKSKYLLPSLSKKEAEKLQQQEEEIYRRIELYEKIKNLAEDLNERLERFSGRKVVRLSGLPFIHEEKLKKIIKSVLEEIRLRTNVYKIRRQAFTVDQAVEDIEKIILEKVEIELKDLLTMCVSKYQVIVYVLAVLELLYLKRLLLVEKGDGYILRRNDLEP; encoded by the coding sequence TTGGAGTTAGTATTCCACCTACCAGTCTTCGAAGGACCTTTGGATTTACTTTTATACTTGGTTAGAAAGCGTAAGATAAACATACGCGATATTTCCATTTCCCAGCTTGCAGATGAGTTTATCCAGTACGTAGAGCAGATGAGAAAACTTGACATGCACATAACTTCAGATTTTTTGGTGATGGCTTCGCAACTAATGGAAATCAAGTCTAAATACTTGCTTCCATCTTTGAGCAAAAAAGAAGCAGAAAAACTTCAACAACAAGAAGAGGAAATTTATCGAAGAATAGAACTTTATGAGAAAATAAAAAACCTTGCTGAAGATTTGAACGAAAGGCTTGAAAGATTTTCAGGCAGAAAAGTGGTGAGGCTTTCGGGCTTGCCGTTTATACACGAGGAAAAGTTGAAAAAAATCATAAAGTCAGTACTCGAAGAGATTAGACTTAGAACGAATGTCTACAAAATTAGACGCCAAGCCTTCACCGTTGATCAAGCCGTGGAAGATATAGAGAAAATCATTTTGGAAAAAGTCGAAATTGAATTAAAAGATTTGTTGACGATGTGTGTTTCCAAATACCAAGTCATCGTGTACGTGCTTGCTGTACTCGAACTTTTGTATTTGAAACGCTTACTACTGGTTGAAAAAGGCGATGGTTACATTCTAAGGAGGAATGATCTTGAACCTTAA
- the nuoF gene encoding NADH-quinone oxidoreductase subunit NuoF yields the protein MPLTTSTILICAGGACLSAGEESVKSALEKEIQKYALQDVVRIVETGCMGACSLGPLMVIYPEGVFYQKLTPDAARKIVQEHILKGRIVQEYLYKLPTGEVVPQAVEKLPFFAKQVKIATRNVGYIDPTNIEEYIARDGYFALAKVLNEMTPEQVIEEIKKSGLRGRGGAGFPTGLKWELTRKAKGERKFVVCNADEGDPGAFMDRSILEGDPHTVLEAMAIAGYAIGANQGYIYVRAEYPLAIERLTIAIEQAREYGFLGDNIMGTGFNFDIELRIGAGAFVCGEETALIASIEGKRGQPRVKPPYPAQSGVWGMPTVINNVETFACVPPIIIKGADWFRSIGTEKSPGTKVFALAGKITNTGLVEVPMGITLRELLYEIGGGSSTGKKIKAVQTGGPSGGCIPSEYFDTPVDYESLQKLGAIMGSGGMIVMDEDDCMVDVAKFFLEFTVDESCGKCTPCREGTREMLRILERIVSGEGTMEDLEKLEILGNVIKDSSLCGLGQTAPNPVLSTLKYYRHEYEAHVKEKRCPALRCKNLIRYVIDPAKCVGCTACARVCPVNAISGDVRKVHSIDNEICVKCGSCIEVCRFGAISKVSP from the coding sequence GTGCCTTTGACAACAAGCACCATACTAATATGCGCTGGAGGAGCTTGTCTATCCGCAGGCGAAGAAAGTGTAAAATCGGCGCTTGAAAAGGAAATACAAAAGTACGCTTTACAAGATGTGGTTAGAATAGTTGAAACCGGCTGCATGGGTGCATGCAGTTTGGGTCCTTTGATGGTTATTTACCCTGAAGGTGTTTTCTACCAGAAGTTGACACCCGATGCCGCAAGAAAAATTGTTCAAGAGCATATTTTGAAAGGAAGAATAGTTCAAGAATATCTTTACAAACTTCCAACCGGCGAGGTTGTTCCACAAGCAGTTGAAAAATTGCCATTTTTTGCCAAACAAGTCAAAATCGCCACACGAAACGTTGGATACATAGACCCAACCAACATAGAAGAGTACATAGCAAGAGACGGTTACTTTGCTTTGGCAAAAGTTTTGAACGAAATGACTCCCGAACAGGTGATCGAGGAAATAAAAAAGAGTGGACTTCGCGGTAGAGGAGGAGCAGGCTTTCCAACGGGTTTGAAGTGGGAACTTACCAGAAAGGCAAAGGGAGAAAGGAAATTTGTCGTGTGCAACGCGGACGAAGGAGACCCTGGCGCATTCATGGACCGCTCAATCTTAGAAGGAGATCCTCATACAGTGTTGGAAGCAATGGCTATAGCAGGTTATGCCATAGGTGCCAACCAAGGTTACATCTACGTGAGGGCAGAATATCCGCTTGCGATTGAAAGACTCACGATAGCCATCGAACAAGCCAGGGAATATGGCTTTTTGGGCGACAACATAATGGGAACAGGTTTTAATTTTGACATAGAGTTAAGGATTGGAGCTGGCGCTTTCGTTTGTGGTGAAGAAACTGCTCTCATTGCCTCCATCGAAGGTAAAAGAGGTCAACCTCGCGTCAAACCACCGTATCCAGCTCAAAGCGGAGTTTGGGGAATGCCAACGGTTATAAACAACGTCGAAACTTTCGCATGTGTTCCACCCATTATCATAAAAGGTGCCGATTGGTTCAGGAGCATAGGTACGGAAAAATCTCCAGGAACAAAGGTTTTTGCACTGGCTGGTAAGATAACCAACACCGGTTTGGTGGAAGTTCCGATGGGTATAACCTTAAGAGAACTTTTGTACGAAATCGGTGGAGGATCTTCAACTGGGAAGAAGATCAAAGCCGTTCAAACCGGTGGTCCAAGTGGAGGATGCATTCCTTCGGAGTACTTCGATACACCTGTTGACTACGAGTCGCTCCAAAAGCTTGGCGCGATAATGGGTTCTGGTGGAATGATCGTGATGGATGAAGATGATTGTATGGTCGACGTTGCAAAGTTCTTCTTGGAGTTTACCGTGGACGAATCGTGTGGAAAATGCACTCCATGCCGTGAGGGAACGAGGGAAATGCTCAGAATCTTAGAAAGAATTGTCTCCGGAGAAGGAACTATGGAAGATTTGGAAAAACTAGAAATACTTGGAAACGTTATAAAAGATTCTTCACTCTGTGGCTTGGGTCAAACCGCTCCAAACCCTGTTCTCAGCACTCTTAAATATTATCGTCACGAATACGAAGCCCACGTGAAAGAAAAGCGCTGTCCAGCCTTAAGGTGTAAGAACTTGATCAGGTACGTCATAGATCCTGCAAAGTGCGTCGGTTGTACCGCGTGCGCCAGAGTTTGTCCAGTCAACGCCATTTCTGGTGATGTGCGTAAAGTACACTCTATCGACAACGAAATTTGCGTTAAATGTGGTAGCTGTATAGAAGTGTGTCGATTTGGCGCCATAAGCAAAGTATCACCGTGA
- the scpB gene encoding SMC-Scp complex subunit ScpB, with protein MILNLKAAAEAIIFASKGITLEKLAKILRITTEETEKILNELADEYNLPDHGVELKRLGDVYRFYTKAEYAQLVQSVGKSIYTKLSVSQLEIVAIIMINGPSTLQQISEIRGKDSSALVRSLHKMGVLTRKRYKNSYIYNLSQRFKELLMIEEVPGDIAEHLQTATPSPSSSEE; from the coding sequence ATGATCTTGAACCTTAAAGCTGCGGCTGAGGCGATAATATTTGCCTCAAAGGGAATAACGTTGGAAAAACTTGCTAAGATTTTGAGGATTACAACCGAGGAAACTGAAAAAATCTTGAATGAACTTGCCGATGAATACAATTTGCCAGATCACGGTGTGGAGCTTAAAAGATTGGGAGACGTTTATCGGTTCTACACAAAGGCAGAATACGCACAACTTGTACAGAGCGTTGGAAAATCCATCTACACAAAGCTTTCCGTATCTCAACTGGAAATCGTTGCCATAATCATGATAAACGGTCCTTCGACTTTACAACAAATAAGCGAGATCAGGGGAAAAGATTCTTCAGCGCTCGTCAGATCGCTGCACAAAATGGGAGTTTTAACCAGAAAAAGGTACAAAAACTCTTACATTTACAATCTTTCTCAAAGGTTCAAGGAACTTCTGATGATAGAAGAAGTGCCCGGCGATATTGCCGAGCACCTTCAAACAGCTACACCTTCACCTTCTTCTTCTGAGGAGTGA
- the nuoF gene encoding NADH-quinone oxidoreductase subunit NuoF, with product MKPTIVLVSVDSNSVLLGARQFVNYLRELIDKYNLKDMVEVLETGTMGVYTQGVLMAVFPDDVYYSVKTVQDVEKIVLEHLLKGRPVLSLEIPKEKLKVVVEKEKVSAETRIVLRNVGVINPKNIEEYIARDGYFALHKVLTQMKPHEVIEVVKASGLRGRGGAGFPTGLKWEFTAKAKADQKYVICNADEGEPGTFKDRLIMEGDPHSVIEAMVICGYAVGATKGYIYIRGEYYGSVENIQKAIQDAYEYGFLGKNILGTDFSFDLTVRLGAGAYVCGEETALLESIEGKAGRPRLKPPYPPTHGLFGKPTVINNVETFANIPMIILNGPDWFKSFGTPNSPGTKVYSLVGNVVRRGIVEVPMGTTVRDLIYRFGGGLVGGKELYMVQTGGTAGTFIGVDKLDVPLDYDSFAKYGVSIGSGVILAMSEDVCPVDVALNTMQFFEHESCGKCTPCREGTRLAVQILERMSKGQGKKEDLETLKEIAKVTQEASLCGLGQSINVPLLSILQNFESDFLAHIGAKSCPRGVCEFVTPQKKKVKV from the coding sequence ATGAAGCCAACGATCGTACTGGTCTCGGTGGATTCAAACAGCGTTCTTTTGGGAGCCAGACAGTTTGTAAATTACTTAAGAGAATTGATCGATAAATACAACCTCAAAGACATGGTTGAAGTCCTTGAAACTGGTACCATGGGTGTCTACACGCAAGGTGTTTTGATGGCAGTCTTCCCCGACGATGTTTATTACTCTGTGAAAACGGTTCAAGACGTAGAAAAGATCGTTTTGGAACATCTTTTAAAAGGTAGGCCTGTTTTAAGTCTGGAAATACCGAAAGAAAAACTGAAGGTTGTAGTAGAAAAAGAGAAAGTTTCTGCCGAAACTCGAATAGTTTTGAGAAATGTTGGAGTGATAAACCCAAAGAACATAGAAGAATACATCGCAAGGGATGGTTATTTTGCTCTGCACAAAGTTTTGACCCAGATGAAACCACACGAAGTCATAGAGGTTGTAAAAGCGTCCGGTTTGAGGGGACGCGGTGGGGCAGGTTTTCCAACCGGTTTAAAGTGGGAGTTCACAGCCAAAGCAAAAGCAGACCAAAAATACGTTATCTGCAACGCTGACGAAGGCGAACCAGGAACCTTCAAAGATAGGTTGATAATGGAAGGAGACCCACATTCGGTTATAGAAGCCATGGTCATATGCGGATACGCCGTTGGAGCAACCAAAGGTTACATCTACATCAGAGGAGAGTACTACGGATCGGTGGAAAACATACAGAAAGCCATTCAGGATGCTTATGAATATGGATTTCTTGGCAAGAACATTTTAGGAACAGACTTTTCCTTCGATCTAACCGTAAGGCTGGGCGCTGGTGCGTACGTTTGTGGTGAAGAAACCGCTCTGCTTGAATCAATTGAGGGGAAAGCAGGCAGACCAAGGTTGAAACCACCGTATCCTCCAACCCATGGTCTTTTCGGAAAACCAACAGTCATAAACAACGTTGAAACTTTTGCCAACATCCCGATGATAATACTCAACGGTCCTGATTGGTTCAAATCCTTTGGAACACCAAATTCCCCTGGAACAAAAGTTTATTCACTCGTTGGAAACGTTGTGAGACGCGGTATCGTCGAGGTTCCAATGGGTACAACCGTTAGGGATTTGATTTACCGATTCGGAGGAGGATTGGTTGGAGGCAAAGAGCTTTACATGGTTCAAACTGGTGGAACGGCAGGTACCTTCATTGGCGTTGATAAACTCGATGTCCCATTGGACTACGATTCCTTTGCAAAGTACGGTGTTTCAATTGGTTCTGGCGTTATACTGGCGATGAGTGAAGATGTATGCCCCGTCGACGTGGCTCTCAACACGATGCAGTTCTTTGAACACGAATCCTGCGGTAAGTGCACACCGTGCAGGGAAGGAACAAGGTTGGCTGTGCAGATACTTGAGAGAATGAGCAAAGGACAGGGTAAAAAAGAAGATCTTGAGACTTTGAAAGAAATTGCCAAGGTTACCCAGGAAGCCTCACTTTGCGGTCTAGGTCAAAGTATAAACGTTCCTTTGCTTTCGATACTTCAAAACTTCGAAAGCGATTTCCTTGCTCACATCGGCGCAAAAAGTTGTCCACGAGGAGTATGTGAATTCGTCACTCCTCAGAAGAAGAAGGTGAAGGTGTAG
- the trpS gene encoding tryptophan--tRNA ligase, producing the protein MRILSGIRPTGKPHIGNYVGALKNWKKLQDEGHECFYFVADWHALTTNYSETSELKKLTKDVVRSFLACGLDPNKSVLFVQSAIKEHAELALLFSMIVPVSWLERVPTYKEMKQELSNKDLSNTGFLFYPVLQAADILIYLAEGVPVGQDQVYHIELTREIARRFNYFYGETFPEPQALLSVVPKLPGTDGRKMSKSYGNIIPLEFDAVSLEKMILPMVTDPARKRRTDPGNPENCPVWEYHKAFGISEEESQWVIEGCTQAKIGCVDCKRLLLKNMKRELEPIWQRYAEIDKDPRYVDDVIYSGNEKAREVARKTMQIVRERMNLLF; encoded by the coding sequence TTGAGAATTTTAAGTGGTATTAGACCAACGGGAAAGCCTCACATAGGAAATTACGTTGGAGCTTTGAAGAATTGGAAAAAATTGCAGGATGAAGGGCATGAATGTTTTTACTTTGTAGCCGACTGGCACGCCTTGACGACGAATTACTCTGAAACCAGCGAGCTTAAAAAGCTCACAAAGGATGTGGTTAGATCTTTTCTGGCTTGTGGGTTGGATCCAAACAAGTCGGTTCTCTTTGTCCAGTCGGCAATCAAGGAACACGCTGAGCTTGCTTTGCTGTTTTCCATGATAGTTCCCGTTTCGTGGTTGGAAAGAGTTCCGACTTACAAGGAGATGAAACAAGAACTTTCGAACAAAGATTTGTCAAACACTGGTTTTCTTTTCTACCCAGTTCTTCAAGCTGCAGATATACTCATATACCTTGCCGAGGGAGTTCCAGTTGGACAAGATCAGGTTTACCACATCGAGCTAACAAGGGAAATAGCAAGAAGATTCAACTATTTCTACGGTGAAACCTTCCCAGAACCGCAGGCGCTGCTCTCGGTTGTACCAAAACTTCCTGGAACAGATGGTAGAAAGATGAGCAAAAGCTACGGCAACATAATCCCACTTGAATTTGACGCCGTCAGCTTGGAAAAGATGATTTTGCCAATGGTAACAGATCCGGCAAGAAAAAGAAGAACTGATCCTGGTAATCCTGAAAACTGCCCGGTTTGGGAATATCATAAAGCTTTTGGAATAAGCGAAGAAGAGAGTCAATGGGTGATCGAGGGTTGTACGCAGGCTAAAATCGGTTGTGTTGATTGTAAAAGGTTGTTGCTAAAGAATATGAAACGTGAACTAGAACCGATTTGGCAAAGGTATGCAGAGATAGACAAAGATCCAAGGTACGTTGACGACGTCATTTACAGCGGAAATGAAAAAGCAAGAGAAGTCGCCAGAAAAACGATGCAAATTGTTCGTGAGAGAATGAACCTTTTATTTTAA
- the efp gene encoding elongation factor P: MIEVGDLRKGMIILVDGEPYRVIDVNKHHMAMGRGIIRTKLKSVKTGLVRDQNFNSGDKVEEADLTFKPAQYLYKDGDHYYFMCLDDYEQYSLSEEELEDAKWYLVENMELNLVFLEGQVIGVQLPNVVTLKVVETEPAFKGDTVSGSGKPAILETGLRITVPFFVEAGEYVKVDTRTGEYVERA, encoded by the coding sequence GTGATAGAAGTTGGTGACCTCAGGAAAGGTATGATAATACTCGTCGATGGGGAACCTTACAGGGTTATCGATGTTAACAAACACCACATGGCCATGGGAAGGGGAATAATAAGAACGAAGTTGAAGAGCGTGAAAACAGGTCTTGTAAGAGATCAAAACTTCAACAGTGGAGACAAGGTTGAAGAAGCCGATCTAACCTTCAAACCAGCTCAGTATTTGTACAAAGATGGTGATCACTACTACTTCATGTGTTTAGACGACTATGAACAGTACAGTTTGAGCGAAGAAGAACTTGAGGATGCAAAATGGTATTTGGTTGAAAACATGGAATTGAACCTGGTTTTCCTCGAAGGACAAGTCATCGGAGTGCAGCTTCCAAACGTTGTGACCTTGAAGGTTGTGGAAACAGAACCAGCTTTCAAAGGTGACACAGTTTCTGGAAGTGGTAAACCTGCCATTTTGGAAACAGGTTTAAGAATCACCGTTCCGTTCTTCGTTGAAGCAGGTGAATACGTTAAGGTTGACACACGTACTGGCGAGTACGTTGAAAGGGCATAA
- a CDS encoding formate--tetrahydrofolate ligase codes for MLSDIEIARTAKLKPINEIAKELGLKEEDLKNYGKYIAKVSHKLAESLPQKGKLIIVTAMTPTPAGEGKTTTSISLSMALNKLGYKSIVTLREPSLGPVFGIKGGAAGGGYAQVLPMEDINLHFTGDIHAVSAAHNLISAMIDSHIRFDNELNIDVTRITWPRTIDMNDRALREIVIGLGGHANGYPRQDRFVITAASEIMAILCLSKDLMDLKKRVGNVVVGWSKDGKPVTVHELGIEGAVAVLLKDAINPNLVQTIENTPAFVHGGPFANIAHGTNSIIATKLALGLAEYVVTETGFGSDLGAEKFFDFVAPTAGFKPAVAVIVATIRAMKYHGGMPLKDISQENLQALEKGMENLKVHIENVKKYGLPVVVALNRFASDTDREISYVLEAVKSFGAEVALNEGFAKGSEGALDLARKVVEVTDESKFKPLVDLGLPVKEKLQILAREIYRAKEVVFTKEALEDLKKLEKVGYGNLPVIVAKTQYSLSDDPTKLGAPKDHTFTVREFLLSAGAGFVVAVSGEIMLMPGLNKRPNALNIDIDENGNIVGLS; via the coding sequence ATGCTGAGTGATATTGAAATAGCAAGAACTGCAAAACTTAAACCAATAAACGAGATAGCAAAGGAACTTGGATTGAAAGAAGAGGATTTAAAAAACTACGGAAAATACATTGCCAAAGTTTCGCACAAATTAGCAGAATCGCTTCCTCAGAAGGGAAAACTTATCATCGTCACCGCGATGACTCCAACCCCAGCAGGTGAAGGGAAAACAACTACAAGTATAAGCTTATCCATGGCTTTGAACAAGCTAGGTTATAAATCCATAGTTACCCTGAGAGAGCCGTCTTTGGGACCTGTTTTTGGTATAAAAGGTGGAGCAGCCGGTGGAGGTTATGCGCAGGTTTTACCTATGGAGGATATAAACTTACACTTCACCGGAGACATTCATGCCGTTTCGGCTGCCCACAATTTAATATCGGCTATGATAGATTCTCACATTCGTTTCGACAACGAGTTGAACATAGATGTTACAAGAATAACTTGGCCAAGAACGATTGACATGAACGACCGAGCACTCAGAGAGATTGTGATAGGACTTGGAGGACATGCCAACGGCTATCCAAGACAAGACAGGTTTGTCATAACCGCCGCATCCGAGATCATGGCAATATTGTGTTTGTCGAAAGACTTGATGGACTTGAAAAAACGTGTTGGAAACGTTGTGGTTGGATGGTCTAAAGATGGAAAACCTGTTACAGTTCACGAGCTTGGAATAGAAGGTGCAGTGGCCGTTTTGCTCAAAGATGCAATCAATCCAAACCTTGTTCAAACCATAGAAAATACCCCTGCTTTCGTTCACGGTGGACCTTTTGCGAACATTGCCCATGGAACAAATTCCATAATCGCAACAAAACTTGCCTTGGGACTGGCAGAGTACGTCGTTACGGAAACTGGTTTTGGATCGGATCTTGGAGCGGAAAAATTCTTCGATTTTGTTGCACCGACGGCCGGATTTAAACCCGCAGTAGCGGTGATCGTTGCAACAATCAGAGCCATGAAGTACCACGGTGGTATGCCATTGAAAGACATTTCTCAAGAGAATCTTCAAGCACTTGAAAAGGGTATGGAAAATTTAAAGGTGCACATTGAAAACGTCAAAAAGTACGGTTTGCCAGTTGTTGTTGCTTTGAACAGGTTTGCATCGGATACAGACAGGGAGATTTCTTATGTTCTAGAGGCTGTAAAAAGTTTTGGGGCAGAAGTGGCTTTGAACGAAGGGTTTGCAAAGGGAAGTGAAGGTGCTTTGGACCTTGCAAGAAAAGTTGTGGAAGTGACAGATGAATCCAAGTTTAAGCCACTTGTTGATCTTGGTCTTCCTGTGAAAGAAAAGTTGCAAATTCTAGCAAGAGAAATATATCGAGCAAAAGAAGTTGTTTTCACCAAAGAAGCTTTGGAGGATTTGAAAAAATTGGAAAAGGTTGGTTATGGAAACTTACCCGTTATAGTCGCTAAAACTCAGTATTCTCTTTCTGACGATCCGACAAAGTTAGGTGCTCCAAAAGATCACACCTTTACGGTTAGAGAATTTTTACTTTCGGCTGGTGCAGGTTTTGTCGTTGCAGTCAGTGGTGAGATAATGCTGATGCCCGGTTTGAACAAAAGACCAAACGCTTTGAACATAGACATCGATGAAAATGGAAACATAGTAGGACTTTCGTGA
- a CDS encoding Asp23/Gls24 family envelope stress response protein — translation MDFKGTIDISDNALREIAVRSISSVLEITDERKIKKLRKSVEIERSPEDNVIVNAKLTLPYGKPLTELAKSVMEKVKFDIERMTGLQVLAVNITVEDIEEGEVSIEEEKEDSQKE, via the coding sequence ATGGATTTCAAAGGCACGATAGACATTTCCGACAACGCTTTGAGAGAAATCGCGGTTCGAAGTATATCTTCCGTCTTGGAGATAACCGACGAACGGAAGATAAAAAAGCTTAGAAAATCTGTCGAAATCGAGAGATCCCCGGAGGATAACGTCATCGTCAACGCAAAATTGACGCTTCCATATGGTAAGCCGTTGACAGAGCTGGCAAAAAGCGTTATGGAAAAGGTCAAATTCGATATCGAAAGAATGACGGGTCTTCAGGTGTTGGCTGTGAACATCACCGTGGAGGACATAGAAGAAGGAGAAGTGAGCATAGAAGAGGAAAAAGAAGATTCGCAGAAGGAGTGA
- a CDS encoding bifunctional 5,10-methylenetetrahydrofolate dehydrogenase/5,10-methenyltetrahydrofolate cyclohydrolase, with amino-acid sequence MLIDCKSLAKKIEEETVELLKNSKKQAKLVSYALNPDPSTVSYLKSQQKKAQTLGIEYVMKIFDNSQELVENLKKDSQDETVHGIFVAHPLPKDIDELSVVSLINPEKDIEGRNPVNLGRLFFGIEDFAPCTAAAVVEILTSTTSLEGKKAVIVGRSVTVGQPVAVMLLRKDRSATVTVCHTKTKNLVELTKSADIVVVAVGKPYFLTPEMVKEEAVVVDVGINVVEGKVVGDVHPDVEKKAFLTPVPGGVGVVTTSILMYRVARNAFRGG; translated from the coding sequence ATGCTTATAGATTGCAAAAGCTTGGCAAAAAAGATAGAAGAAGAAACAGTTGAGCTTTTGAAAAACAGCAAAAAACAAGCCAAATTGGTAAGTTATGCTTTAAATCCAGATCCTTCAACTGTTTCTTACTTAAAAAGCCAGCAGAAAAAAGCGCAAACGCTTGGAATTGAGTATGTGATGAAGATATTTGACAATTCACAAGAACTTGTGGAAAACCTCAAGAAAGATTCTCAAGACGAAACGGTGCATGGAATATTCGTTGCACATCCACTGCCAAAAGACATTGACGAGCTGTCGGTAGTTTCTTTGATAAACCCCGAAAAGGATATCGAAGGTAGAAATCCGGTGAATTTGGGAAGGCTTTTCTTTGGAATAGAAGACTTTGCACCTTGCACGGCTGCCGCGGTGGTTGAGATATTAACAAGTACCACCAGCTTAGAAGGAAAAAAGGCTGTCATCGTTGGCCGAAGTGTGACCGTTGGCCAACCTGTGGCTGTAATGCTTTTGAGAAAAGACAGAAGTGCGACGGTGACAGTGTGTCACACCAAAACGAAAAATTTGGTCGAATTGACAAAAAGTGCGGATATCGTCGTAGTTGCCGTTGGAAAGCCATATTTTCTAACGCCTGAAATGGTCAAAGAAGAGGCTGTTGTGGTGGATGTGGGAATAAACGTGGTTGAAGGTAAAGTAGTTGGAGATGTACATCCTGATGTGGAAAAGAAGGCTTTTCTAACACCCGTTCCAGGCGGGGTGGGAGTTGTGACCACTTCCATACTCATGTACAGAGTTGCGAGGAATGCTTTCAGGGGTGGTTAA